A genomic stretch from Aedes albopictus strain Foshan chromosome 2, AalbF5, whole genome shotgun sequence includes:
- the LOC109418928 gene encoding uncharacterized protein LOC109418928: MPCFPNHSWLRFILKTEIVKMATPKPGTSKSNISRANASQITEPSDHSLDTEFHYYCALLHELIPNLRNPDEQEHANRWLTKLVEPSLNVRNLRDKRNRFLMMLCICLLSGHIQAPFNAAPVTKLPEVSSIKRPTFAPPAWHVSAAEWKDHLLLLSELYKKLKIPAIRKCQSHVKQCTGGKDARSTFLDKQFEFFLYLTKYYMHSLTSYPELRIACKWIEVLSQIDRNCCARAKGIRNDHLLVLMSYLLQHQLMGPFRRLPTHPLEPLMETARKVAKNKPMNRSDGLGINSGDDFLSQFPIPEEGAYAFISLTSDLFEKAGLLINS, encoded by the exons ATGCCATGTTTTCCTAATCATAGCTGGCTTAGATTTATTCTTAAAACAGAAATTGTCAAGATGGCGACACCGAAGCCGGGAACATCTAAATCAAACATTTCCAGAGCCAATGCTTCGCAAATTACCGAACCCTCCGATCATTCTCTTGATACGGAGTTCCACTATTATTG CGCTCTCTTACATGAACTGATCCCGAACCTTCGCAACCCCGACGAGCAGGAGCACGCCAACCGATGGCTGACGAAGCTAGTGGAACCGTCCCTGAATGTACGCAATCTACGCGACAAGCGAAACCGCTTTCTGATGATGCTTTGCATATGTCTGCTGAGCGGACACATTCAGGCTCCGTTCAATGCGGCACCGGTTACCAAACTGCCGGAAGTATCGTCGATCAAGAGACCAACGTTCGCACCGCCGGCGTGGCACGTGAGTGCGGCCGAGTGGAAAGACCACTTGTTGCTGCTGTCGGAATTGTACAAGAAGTTGAAGATACCGGCCATCCGGAAGTGTCAATCTCACGTTAAACAGTGTACTGGCGGTAAAGATGCTCGATCTACA TTCCTGGACAAGCAATTCGAATTCTTCCTGTATCTCACCAAGTACTACATGCACTCGTTAACTTCTTACCCTGAGCTACGGATTGCCTGCAAGTGGATCGAAGTTCTGTCGCAAATCGATAGAAACTGCTGTGCTCGAGCCAAGGGCATCCGTAACGATCATCTGCTGGTGTTGATGAGTTACCTCTTGCAGCATCAGTTGATGGGACCATTTCGCAGACTACCGACCCATCCACTGGAACCACTTATGGAAACCGCCCGGAAGGTAGCCAAAAACAAACCCATGAATCGTAGCGACGGATTGGGAATCAATTCAGGTGATGATTTTCTGAGTCAATTCCCGATTCCGGAGGAGGGAGCCTATGCCTTTATTTCACTTACTTCGGATCTCTTTGAAAAAGCCGGGTTGTTAATAAATTCTTAG
- the LOC109407766 gene encoding isocitrate dehydrogenase [NADP] cytoplasmic produces the protein MAAKIKAGPVVDILGDEMTRIIWDSIKEKLILPFLDIELHTYDLGMEHRDKTDDQVTIDCAEAVKKYNVGIKCATITPDEARVKEFNLKKMWRSPNGTIRNILGGTVFREAIICKNIPRLVPGWEKPIVIGRHAHGDQYKATDFVVPSAGSLEIKFTPTDGGEPVSYVVHEYKGPGVAMAMYNLDDSIKDFAHSSFKVALDRKFPLYLSTKNTILKKYDGRFKDIFQEIYDKDYKAQFEAAGIWYEHRLIDDMVAYCMKAEGGFVWACKNYDGDVQSDTVAQGFGSLGLMTSVLVCPDGKTVEAEAAHGTVTRHYRQYQQGKETSTNPIASIFAWTRGLLHRAKLDNNAELKKFAETLEKVCIDTIESGNMTKDLAICIKGMANVTRADYMETFEFMTKLGDNLKAALA, from the coding sequence ATGGCAGCCAAGATCAAGGCCGGACCCGTCGTGGACATCCTGGGCGATGAGATGACCCGCATCATCTGGGACTCGATCAAGGAGAAGCTGATCCTGCCTTTCCTGGACATCGAGCTGCACACGTACGATCTGGGCATGGAGCACCGCGACAAAACCGACGATCAGGTCACGATCGATTGCGCCGAAGCGGTCAAGAAGTACAACGTGGGCATCAAGTGTGCCACCATCACTCCGGACGAGGCTCGCGTCAAGGAGTTCAACCTGAAGAAGATGTGGCGCTCGCCAAACGGAACCATCCGTAACATTCTGGGTGGAACGGTGTTCCGCGAGGCCATCATCTGCAAGAACATTCCCCGGCTGGTGCCCGGATGGGAGAAACCGATCGTGATCGGTCGTCATGCCCATGGTGATCAGTACAAAGCCACGGACTTTGTTGTTCCAAGTGCCGGTAGCCTGGAAATCAAGTTCACTCCAACTGATGGAGGAGAACCAGTCAGCTACGTCGTTCACGAGTACAAGGGACCAGGAGTGGCAATGGCCATGTACAACCTGGATGATTCGATTAAGGACTTTGCTCATTCCTCGTTCAAGGTCGCGTTGGACCGCAAGTTCCCACTATACCTCAGCACCAAGAACACCATCCTGAAGAAATACGATGGCCGATTCAAGgacatcttccaggaaatctacgACAAAGATTACAAGGCCCAGTTTGAAGCTGCAGGAATTTGGTATGAGCATCGTCTCATCGACGATATGGTTGCCTACTGCATGAAGGCCGAAGGTGGTTTCGTGTGGGCTTGCAAGAACTACGACGGAGATGTCCAGTCTGATACCGTTGCTCAAGGTTTTGGATCGCTGGGTCTGATGACTTCGGTTCTGGTCTGTCCGGATGGCAAGACTGTTGAAGCCGAAGCCGCCCACGGAACCGTCACCCGTCACTACCGCCAGTATCAACAGGGCAAGGAAACTTCGACCAACCCGATTGCGTCGATCTTTGCCTGGACCCGTGGTCTGCTGCATCGTGCCAAGCTGGACAACAACGCTGAGCTGAAGAAGTTCGCTGAAACGCTGGAGAAGGTCTGCATTGACACGATCGAATCCGGTAATATGACCAAGGATTTGGCTATCTGCATCAAGGGCATGGCCAACGTTACGCGGGCTGACTACATGGAAACGTTCGAGTTCATGACCAAGCTGGGCGACAACCTGAAGGCTGCCCTGGCCTAA
- the LOC134288618 gene encoding terminal uridylyltransferase Tailor-like — protein sequence MADDQQQAGPSNQPEQQPKDDGREQKPQGDGKEQKPQGRKRKLSAKRQNTNKRNNGNSDTEVDPDPEKIRFLLDPVLNALRSLLNGNENETMKALIATLQPSQIEIEMALTKVKMDLDRVLGFPNNAYQIYDFGSIKSGLAFRDSDLDFYIHYERNSESKQEQTKLIHIIHGRMLRDGTFHGLVKILGAKVPLLRAIHGPTNLTCDINFSNARGCYNSKFIFAVTRFDPRIHKLAIIIKFWAKCAFLLTNHRQMNTYCIIMMLIFYLQTKKLPLLPAVQDLQKGVPRVAFGPWNLGYPKDIKFTSMNKEAIRMLLQNFFKYYSTFEFEKNLISPFVGRLCAVEEMKQKKVRELQPYYRAVEHQNYPEFNYGTQISIQDPFELNMNIGGVCNSAAHFEQIKLSFKTAHEVMCANNSEPFSKVLENLFTKTKRYQKQTKNAVVPVVSKNGTVPKTVDVSAHWRICRLLPVEYELFIVRQVLLARKTDKEAIITERQIKDVWADCMLDFIEDILQKIYLCKVEPIKDAERASSVPNNIRKEDVRTFELSCERQVIFKRARLQINNEQELNNEIAISKNRWEMNRPLVFSSRVDMFKSNDAIEFHIPEEHHKNGSIRVFIESCFLTQIRKCIKGYFKVMLYKAEEKAKAALETAAMESEGQAQTAQ from the exons ATGGCCGATGATCAACAGCAAGCGGGACCATCGAACCAACCGGAACAACAACCGAAGGACGATGGCAGGGAGCAGAAGCCACAAGGCGATGGTAAGGAGCAGAAGCCGCAGGGCAGGAAGCGAAAGCTCTCTGCGAAGCGACAGAACACCAACAAACGTAACAATGGCAACTCAGATACTGAAGTGGACCCGGATCCCGAAAAAATTAGGTTCCTCCTGGATCCGGTTCTGAACGCATTGCGAAGCCTCCTGAATGGCAATGAAAATGAAACTATGAAGGCGCTAATTGCCACTCTTCAACCGTCCCAGATTGAGATAGAGATGGCCCTGACCAAGGTCAAGATGGACTTGGATCGAGTACTTGGCTTCCCGAACAATGCCTACCAAATCTACGACTTTGGTTCCATCAAATCCGGGCTGGCGTTCCGTGATTCGGATTTGGATTTTTACATCCACTATGAAAGGAACAGCGAGAGCAAGCAGGAGCAAACTAAGCTGATCCATATAATTCATGGTCGGATGCTTAGAGACGGGACGTTCCATGGGTTGGTAAAGATTCTGGGTGCGAAAGTGCCCCTGTTGAGGGCCATCCACGGGCCAACCAATTTGACGTGCGACATCAATTTCTCCAATGCTCGTGGGTGCTACAACAGCAAGTTTATATTCGCGGTCACAAG ATTTGACCCTCGCATTCATAAGTTGGCAATCATCATCAAGTTCTGGGCCAAGTGCGCCTTCTTGCTAACGAACCACCGTCAGATGAACACCTACTGCATCATCATGATGTTGATTTTCTACTTGCAAACCAAGAAGCTGCCGCTGCTGCCGGCGGTTCAGGACCTGCAGAAGGGTGTTCCTCGGGTGGCATTTGGCCCGTGGAATCTGGGCTACCCGAAGGACATCAAGTTCACGTCGATGAACAAGGAAGCGATCCGGATGCTGCTGCAGAACTTTTTCAAGTATTACTCGACGTTTGAGTTTGAGAAGAATCTGATTTCGCCGTTCGTTGGTCGCTTGTGCGCCGTGGAGGAGATGAAGCAGAAAAAGGTTCGGGAGTTGCAGCCTTACTACCGGGCCGTTGAGCATCAGAACTATCCGGAGTTCAACTACGGAACGCAGATCTCCATCCAGGATCCATTCGAATTGAACATGAACATCGGAGGGGTCTGCAATTCGGCGGCTCACTTTGAGCAGATCAAGCTCAGCTTCAAAACGGCCCACGAGGTAATGTGTGCAAATAATTCGGAACCATTTTCCAAGGTCCTGGAGAATTTGTTCACCAAGACCAAGCGCTACCAGAAACAGACCAAGAATGCGGTCGTTCCGGTTGTTTCCAAGAACGGAACCGTTCCCAAGACGGTGGACGTTTCTGCCCATTGGAGAATCTGTCGGTTGCTCCCGGTTGAGTATGAGCTGTTCATCGTCCGGCAGGTTCTACTGGCCCGGAAAACCGATAAGGAAGCTATCATTACGGAACGGCAGATCAAGGATGTTTGGGCCGATTGCATGCTGGACTTCATCGAGGACATCCTGCAGAAGATTTACCTCTGCAAGGTGGAGCCCATCAAGGACGCAGAACGCGCTTCAAGCGTGCCCAACAATATCCGGAAGGAGGACGTTCGGACGTTCGAGCTATCTTGCGAGCGGCAGGTCATCTTCAAACGAGCCCGGCTCCAAATCAACAACGAGCAAGAGCTGAACAACGAAATCGCCATCAGCAAGAACCGATGGGAGATGAACCGGCCGCTGGTGTTCTCCTCCCGGGTTGACATGTTCAAGTCGAACGACGCCATCGAGTTCCACATTCCGGAGGAGCACCACAAGAACGGATCAATCCGGGTATTTATTGAGTCTTGCTTCTTGACTCAAATCCGGAAATGTATCAAAGGATACTTCAAGGTAATGCTTTACAAAGCGGAAGAAAAAGCTAAAGCGGCTCTAGAGACTGCCGCCATGGAATCCGAAGGACAAGCACAAACTGCTCAGTAA